The Anoplopoma fimbria isolate UVic2021 breed Golden Eagle Sablefish chromosome 20, Afim_UVic_2022, whole genome shotgun sequence genome includes a window with the following:
- the has1 gene encoding hyaluronan synthase 1, with protein MELKPLLKKLGSTLRAIFTFTFALLVLGVMVWAYVQGFQLVTSMYGIISFGFYGLLLSLHVLVQSLFAFIEHRRMRARTDPCTFTKTIGFTISAYQEDPVYLRECLNSIRALKYPPELLRIIMVIDGNTDDDRYMMDMFREVFVDQDPGCYVWKNNYHTWDPTQDQQDVEISQGGDADQTIVEDPQRKEVEQLIQNKSCVCIMQKWGGKREVMYTAFKALGLSVDYIQVCDSDTKLDSLATVELCKVLESNHKYGAVGGDVMILNLKDSYISFMSSLRYWMAFNIERSCQSFFNCVSCISGPLGLYRNDLLQQFLESWYNQKFLGSHCTFGDDRHLTNRMLSMGFATKYTARSKCYTETPAQFLRWLNQQTRWTKSYFREWLYNAMWWHKHHLWMTYESIVSGIFPFFVTATIIQLFWTGSLWDIVWILCCIQLIGLVKAAYACILRRDMVMVFMSLYSALYMTSLLPAKYFAIITMNKSSWGTSGRRKIVGNYMPLLPLTVWLAILLGGLGYTIYRESQVDWLTQAKILETKFIIFGCVAYTCYWLLMMILYWVWFRKSCRKRDQSYALSV; from the exons ATGGAGCTGAAACCTTTACTGAAGAAGCTTGGCTCAACGCTCCGCGCCATCTTCACTTTCACCTTTGCTCTGCTCGTCCTGGGCGTGATGGTGTGGGCATATGTTCAAGGTTTCCAGTTAGTGACCTCCATGTATGGAATCATCTCCTTTGGCTTTTATGGACTACTCCTCTCACTCCATGTGTTGGTCCAGAGCCTCTTCGCCTTCATTGAGCACCGTCGAATGAGAGCTCGAACAGACCCGTGCACCTTCACCAAAACCATTGGCTTCACTATATCCGCTTACCAGGAGGACCCCGTCTATCTCAGAGAGTGCCTGAACTCCATCAGGGCCCTCAAGTATCCTCCTGAGCTGCTCCGCATCATCATGGTCATCGACGGGAACACAGATGATGACAGGTATATGATGGACATGTTCAGGGAGGTGTTTGTGGACCAGGACCCTGGCTGTTATGTGTGGAAGAACAATTACCATACATGGGACCCCACCCAGGACCAGCAGGATGTGGAAATAAGCCAGGGAGGGGATGCTGATCAAACCATAGTTGAGGATCCACAACGAAAAGAGGTAGAGCAGCTGATCCAGAACAAGAGTTGCGTGTGCATCATGCAGAAGTGGGGCGGCAAGCGGGAAGTGATGTACACCGCGTTTAAAGCACTCGGCTTATCAGTAGACTATATACAG GTGTGTGACTCAGACACCAAGCTGGATTCTCTCGCCACCGTGGAGCTGTGTAAAGTGTTGGAGAGTAACCACAAGTATGGTGCTGTGGGAGGAGATGTGATGATCCTCAACCTGAAAGACTCTTACATCAGCTTCATGAGCAGTCTGAGGTACTGGATGGCTTTCAACATCGAAAGGTCCTGCCAGTCCTTCTTCAACTGTGTGTCCTGCATAAGTGGTCCTTTGG GTCTGTACAGGAACGATCTCCTCCAGCAGTTTCTGGAGTCCTGGTACAATCAGAAGTTTTTGGGAAGTCATTGCACATTTGGTGATGACAGACATCTTACCAACCGAATGCTGAGCATGGGCTTTGCTACAAA ATACACAGCCCGCTCCAAATGCTACACGGAGACACCTGCTCAGTTTCTGCGCTGGCTCAACCAGCAAACACGCTGGACGAAATCTTATTTCCGTGAGTGGCTCTACAATGCAATGTGGTGGCACAAGCACCACCTCTGGATGACCTACGAGTCCATCGTATCAGGCATTTTCCCCTTCTTCGTCACCGCCACCATCATCCAGCTCTTTTGGACAGGCTCGCTGTGGGACATCGTCTGGATCCTGTGCTGCATCCAGCTGATTGGGCTGGTGAAAGCGGCTTACGCCTGCATCTTGCGCAGAGACATGGTGATGGTGTTTATGTCCCTCTACTCAGCTCTGTACATGACCAGCCTGCTGCCTGCTAAGTACTTTGCCATTATCACCATGAACAAAAGCAGCTGGGGGACATCAGGCAGACGTAAGATTGTTGGGAACTACATGCCCCTACTCCCTCTGACAGTGTGGTTAGCCATTTTACTAGGTGGGCTTGGTTACACAATTTACAGGGAGAGTCAAGTGGACTGGCTCACTCAAGCCAAGATACTAGAGACCAAGTTTATCATCTTTGGCTGTGTGGCTTACACGTGCTACTGGCTGCTTATGATGATCCTCTACTGGGTGTGGTTCCGCAAGTCATGTAGGAAACGCGACCAAAGTTACGCATTGAGTGTGTAG